The region AATCCTCCAAAAAAAAAGGCTCGAACTAGGGATTCTCCAGCACCAGTTCCTTCCAGGGAGATAACACGTCCTTCAGCTCCTATCGACCAGACGTCTCCACAGGCCCCATCGACCAGACACATCCTCCAGCGCCTGCCAACCCAATTCCTCCACCTCCCACTGACCAGACACCTCATGATCAAACAAGAGAGGCTTTGACGAACATGGCTCTCAGTTCGTCCAAATATAGATTGACAAAGCTATCGAGGCACCGATGCAGCTAAGAGGTCATCAACAATACTGACTCCATGGAAGTCGAGCAGATCTTTAACCGTGCGTTTAATGAAGTGCTAAGCGTAAGTTTCCGTTTTTTGCTGagctttatttgtttatcttgtcaCTTGATTCCCACTAACAGTTTTACCTTTTTGCTGATCGTAGGGAGTTCTAACCATGAGCGTTGGCTGGCGCCGCTCAGGGGCCTTGACTGCTCAATACGAGAAGAGGCTTGGTGAGCAGCTCAAAGCATCCGAGGATAAACATGCCGAGGAACTTAAGATGGCTGAGGTGAAATACACCGAGCAGCTTGAGGTAGCCGAGAAGAAAAATGCTTAATTGCTCAAAAAGAAGACCAAGCTGGCTGAAGAGCTGAAACAGCACCAGGCTACCTTGATCAAAGCCATCGAAActaaagagaagtacaaggaggcttctTTTCATAATTTCAAGGAAGCCTATAAGCTTCAAGATGATCTAGTCATCAGCAGAAAGGAGACTAAGGGGTTGGAGGAAtgcatcaaagagctcgaggagacaAATGCCAAGAACCTGGAGAGATATAAGGGAGCCACTTTTAAATGCTTCTATAtgttctggaagcataaccgtGGGGCAGAATTCAGTTATCTATCAGAGCGTATGAGGCATTCTGAGATAAACAAGTGTCTGGCTcgccttgaagaggaggagagagcGAAAGTTCCAACATCCCCTAAAACCTCTTTGGCTACGGGCACCGATGGCTTGGACGAGGAAATTGGGGCCTCCGTCGACCAGCAaattcctcaagatcctcctgcttcataatttcttttatttaaatttgtaacttaggACACACGGACCTTAGTTCATAGTGTCAAGACAATATATGTTTTTTGCTGGACGGGCAACTTTTCCTTTTAACtgacaattacatccaagcaacaactgctcgcggtgtaaaggatttctcttttgatattataatatttgcattttattataacatatgttcacatgaccaaacttagcatagcactttgttttgatttaacaaaataaaatttttttttttttaaatactctaagtaccgtagtatgctttcacttatttttctcgtgtgtttacatatacttgtcgatatgctttgcttactaggtaccttatatgccccacaagtgattgaggagctttaggtcctcagtcacttgccttgaccaagacctgtttgaatattactgctcgtaataaagatgtataaaaatgataatatagcaaaacaacacacgtaataagcaaatacttgtaataaatacaataattagcaagattgactggctgcacacagtccctttaatttcttgtaataaatggaaaatcgtgtctgtacgagtgatcaaaaactTGATATTACACtcataagcgattagccatatgattgactaacccttgttcataaacttgtaaaaagtgaaattaatacaagccaattctttaaaaagaatgttttattgataatacttgcgcaggtgttctccattccaatagcgaggaatgagatctccatttaagcgagcaagtttgtaggtgcctggttgaaggacttcttcgatttggtatggtccttccaagTTAgctccaagcactccagcagttTGATCGCGGGTAtaaagaaaaactcttctaagcaccaaatctcccacattaaattttctttcacgtactttagagttgaactaccgggcgaccttttcttggtaagctgctacttgaagttgggcttgttcatgcctttcatcgaccaagtccagagattccatcaataactagcTATTAacgtcttgatcgtatgccaaccttcggtgtgatggcagatctaattcaacagacaacatagcttcatacccataggctaaggaaaatagagtatggcctattgctattcgatgagatgttctatacgaccagaggacttcaggcaactgctccggccatgcccccttcgcttcttcaagccttttcttcagagtatcctttagtttCTTGTTGACAACCTCAACTTGTCCGTTTGCCtttggatgagctactgaagaaaaactttttataatcccatgcctttcgcaaaaattggtgaacagatcactgtcaaactgtgtgccgttgtctgagaaaTTTTTTCTTGGTagtccatagcgacacacaatgttcttgaccacaaaatctagcaccttcttggtcgtgatgatcgcaagtggctcagcttcggcccacttcgtgaagtagtcaacagaAACCACCGCATACTTGACGTCTattccccacactgcgaatggccacgggctttgcatttgttttagctcattaggggctgctcgagatattttggaaaatatttggcacttgtcgcactttcgaacaaaatccacagagtcttcattcattgttggccagaagtatccttgccttatgaTCTTTTttgatagactctgcccccctgcatgatctccgcagaaaccttcatggacttctcgcattaattcttaggctttttctttagaaacacaccttaggagtggcattgagtaccctcttctgtataaaatTCTGTTGACCAGGATAAATCGAGTAGACTACCTCTGGAGGGATCTTTCTTTGTTTTTATCCATTGGCAGTACTCCATGCGTCAAGTATTCAATGAAGGGTGCCATCCACGTGTCTGCTGCCCGAATTACCAGAGAGATTTCTTCTACTTCGATGCTTGGTGCGGAAAGTCATTCAACAAGCACTATATTCAAgttgtcagcatcctttgcacttgctaatttggccaaagcatcagcgtttgagttttggtcgtgaggtacttgctggagagtatattttcaaattgcgccaacaaatcctttgctttgttcaagtaagcaaccatcttcagaccccaggcttgatattctccagtaat is a window of Humulus lupulus chromosome 4, drHumLupu1.1, whole genome shotgun sequence DNA encoding:
- the LOC133832665 gene encoding uncharacterized protein LOC133832665; protein product: MEVEQIFNRAFNEVLSGVLTMSVGWRRSGALTAQYEKRLGEQLKASEDKHAEELKMAEHQATLIKAIETKEKYKEASFHNFKEAYKLQDDLVISRKETKGLEECIKELEETNAKNLERYKGATFKCFYMFWKHNRGAEFSYLSERMRHSEINKCLARLEEEERAKVPTSPKTSLATGTDGLDEEIGASVDQQIPQDPPAS